A genomic window from Cydia strobilella chromosome 26, ilCydStro3.1, whole genome shotgun sequence includes:
- the LOC134753350 gene encoding uncharacterized protein LOC134753350 isoform X4 — protein sequence MRQESLANGDNMEDLVDDDVQVMSGSLEPDVNLELEKLKLEHLKLQEAQVLCKHRMLLLKQAEKKSSSSSRQLLPDGRIVVRTIDKSEGNDADGSFGAGAGDASSPELCSCEQKGFWDSDGAASTASTCVLCSDDTRKKNSADKSDSKCTQKTDSHVGSKTTFSKHSKVTGGTSKNPRCKKSKSSCDTAKYADFYSDSEDEADETNRLIQLRNTDYADIIEDQLKIVIALAGYPKSKMRLKHLELFQRSIAEVMDMQIKAGLLKSVPYFLDYYLNRGAIVCVCRDIDTRNWIIRISPGLQERMASNLILLKSKIKRLCLAYLKIPSSAWPATAQDTFKLLQYFNPTLKTDSWRVYSQKRVGDVEYTSFLIDRVSGEIIRGSTFKNVIDYEQMEFELSGYTEIYYECLTSDMKEDLHSVSSRVKLLNELRGEDTARNLSDCSLRKPLSGEDAQNDDVKKRDENEKATDYFIEFPDRTDKEDDDKVIITELENNECDVLKKLKDVNYRSENNEMIIWSEEINNNIKIDVANEEKQMPASESTAAESEKTESIAESSDNLIRCNSNVNIDSNRGIAYHRRTNYLHVEPELKIAITLDGYPQNKLEGTHIRRLKQLFKEYLHRDMKQQRFSNLIIPKFQDIYLSNGAVIYICDSLETKDYLTEVLPKFVNSTGWKLIFKDIKTLVRYTRIVLRLPKELASVESAEIISKLQDKYPGLKPDCWKYYSDVAGKQKRQFGVDPESLEIIKSPDFDPEYGANKLSFRIIDRQKRDSCFEENQNYDDENENKEVKEKILKLLYVPVEADMSNSPLTRIRTNHYSEVVADDLKLYVGPTNYPESRVDENLFHAIKKTLENIVYKSFVDGEINEICMPKFHDIYLFDGVIFVICVNMASRCWIDETLTIASSKLQINLKSTEYRGAVGIVSMVVKTYLDTEEVISILQSNNPRLRTKYWRIISTVRAKAKLDVVLQIDKLSAQVIRNTDFNTFVGDNAVQFQLGHLQSLLKPLSSMEKLSKKQEKKLMKANATKREVEVKISTEFTVEELKTELKQDFPDLRIGEWNSVGQLKDIKNQIEHIDIKQSLENASEDPKIIEPDCMKLSPVELDEACKMVVKIPAEILPKEREDLNLIFDLLEDQNPGLNTELWTVTNDFGNYEKGKFILSIDKQSAAVIRSNQFCPMVVGHKLKFLL from the exons aGTTCAAGTAGTCGCCAACTTCTGCCCGATGGTAGAATTGTCGTCCGCACCATTGACAA GAGTGAAGGAAACGATGCCGACGGCAGCTTTGGAGCCGGTGCTGGTGATGCG AGCTCACCTGAACTGTGCAGTTGCGAGCAGAAGGGCTTCTGGGACTCCGACGGCGCAGCCTCCACCGCCTCCACTTGCGTACTCTGCTCCGATGATACCAGAAAAAAGAACTCGGCAGATAAGTCTGATAGCAAATGTACTCAGAAAACAGATAGTCATGTAGGCAGTAAGACCACGTTTAGTAAGCATAGCAAAGTCACTGGCGGTACTAGTAAAAACCCTAGATGTAAAAAGTCTAAAAGTAGCTGTGATACTGCTAAATACGCGGATTTCTACAGCGATAGCGAGGATGAAGCTGACGAGACGAATAGGCTCATACAGTTAAGGAACACTGATTATGCGGATATTATAGAAGACCAGTTGAAAATAGTCATAGCGCTTGCCGGTTATCCCAAATCAAAAATGCGGCTTAAACATTTGGAACTCTTTCAACGATCCATCGCCGAGGTTATGGATATGCAAATCAAGGCCGGCCTTTTAAAAAGCGTACCTTACTTCCTAGATTACTATTTGAACAGGGGCGCTATTGTCTGCGTCTGTAGGGACATCGATACTAGGAACTGGATAATCAGGATTTCACCAGGCCTGCAAGAACGTATGGCTTCCAACCTTATTCTACTCAAGTCTAAGATCAAGAGGTTATGCCTAGCTTACCTCAAGATACCCAGCTCAGCCTGGCCGGCGACTGCTCAGGACACTTTCAAACTGTTACAGTATTTCAATCCTACATTGAAAACTGATTCGTGGAGAGTCTACTCGCAAAAGAGGGTAGGTGATGTTGAATACACTTCATTTCTAATAGACCGAGTTTCTGGTGAAATCATTCGAGGTTCCacctttaaaaatgttatagatTATGAGCAAATGGAGTTTGAACTGTCCGGGTACACTGAAATTTACTATGAATGTCTAACTTCCGATATGAAAGAAGATTTGCACAGCGTTTCGTCGAGAGTGAAGCTCTTGAACGAACTTAGGGGGGAAGATACAGCCAGAAATCTTTCTGACTGCAGTTTAAGAAAACCTCTGTCTGGTGAAGACGCACAAAATGACGATGTTAAGAAACGAGACGAGAACGAGAAAGCAACTGACTATTTTATAGAATTTCCTGATAGAACGGATAAAGAAGATGATGATAAAGTAATAATTACTGAATTGGAAAATAATGAATGTGATGTATTGAAGAAACTAAAAGACGTTAATTACAGAAgtgaaaataatgaaatgatAATTTGGTCGGAGGAAATtaacaataacattaaaattgatGTTGCCAATGAGGAAAAGCAAATGCCCGCTTCAGAATCTACAGCTGCGGAATCTGAAAAGACTGAATCTATTGCTGAAAGCAGCGACAACCTAATCAGGTGCAACAGCAATGTAAACATAGATAGTAACCGGGGTATTGCTTACCACAGAAGAACAAACTACCTTCATGTCGAACCAGAATTGAAAATCGCAATTACTCTTGACGGTTACCCGCAAAACAAACTCGAAGGCACGCATATCAGAAGGCTGAAGCAACTCTTCAAAGAGTATTTACACAGAGATATGAAACAACAGCGCTTCTCTAATTTAATCATCCCAAAATTCCAAGACATTTACCTATCTAACGGTGCTGTGatatacatttgtgacagtttAGAGACTAAGGATTACTTGACAGAGGTATTACCAAAATTCGTAAATTCTACAGGCTGGAAGCTAATATTTAAAGACATTAAAACACTAGTTAGATACACGAGAATCGTCTTGCGCCTGCCAAAAGAACTTGCCAGTGTAgaatctgcggaaataatttcGAAGCTTCAAGATAAATACCCAGGTTTAAAACCGGATTGTTGGAAGTATTATTCTGATGTAGCTGGCAAACAGAAGCGGCAATTCGGTGTCGATCCGGAGTCTCTAGAAATAATCAAAAGCCCAGATTTTGATCCGGAATATGGCGCTAATAAGCTTAGCTTCAGGATAATCGATAGACAGAAACGCGATTCTTGCTTCGAAGAGAACCAGAATTACGACGATGAAAACGAGAATAAGGAGGTGAAAGAGAAAATTTTGAAACTATTGTACGTGCCAGTCGAGGCTGATATGTCGAACTCTCCTCTTACAAGAATTCGAACGAATCACTATTCTGAAGTAGTCGCCGACGACCTGAAACTGTACGTAGGCCCTACTAACTATCCGGAATCGCGCGTAGACGAAAACCTTTTCCACGCAATAAAGAAAACTTTAGAGAATATCGTTTACAAGTCCTTTGTAGATGGTGAAATCAATGAAATCTGTATGCCAAAATTCCACGACATTTACCTTTTTGACGGCGTCATATTTGTTATTTGTGTAAACATGGCTTCGCGCTGTTGGATCGACGAAACGTTAACCATTGCTAGTTCTAAATTGCAAATCAATTTGAAATCTACGGAATACAGAGGAGCCGTTGGCATTGTAAGTATGGTAGTCAAAACCTATTTGGATACTGAAGAGGTCATATCGATTCTTCAATCGAACAATCCTCGACTTCGAACTAAATATTGGAGGATCATAAGCACAGTTCGAGCTAAAGCGAAGTTAGATGTAGTATTACAAATTGATAAGCTCTCCGCCCAAGTCATCAGAAATACTGACTTCAACACTTTCGTCGGCGACAATGCTGTTCAATTCCAGCTAGGCCATTTACAGTCCCTGCTTAAACCACTTTCCAGTATGGAAAAACTAAGCAAAAAACAGGAGAAAAAACTAATGAAAGCAAACGCAACAAAACGAGAAGTTGAAGTCAAAATATCTACTGAATTCACTGTTGAAGAGCTCAAGACGGAACTGAAACAAGACTTCCCCGATTTGAGAATCGGTGAATGGAACTCTGTGGGACAGCTGAAGGATATCAAAAACCAAATTGAACATATTGACATCAAACAGTCTTTAGAAAACGCATCCGAAGATCCAAAGATCATCGAACCTGACTGTATGAAATTGTCTCCAGTAGAATTAGATGAAGCTTGCAAGATGGTGGTGAAAATACCAGCTGAGATCCTACCTAAGGAACGGGAGGATTTGAATCTGATTTTCGATTTGTTGGAAGATCAAAATCCGGGTCTGAACACAGAGTTGTGGACAGTTACTAATGATTTCGGGAATTATGAGAAGGGAAAGTTTATTCTTTCCATTGACAAGCAATCTGCTGCTGTGATTCGTAGTAACCAGTTCTGTCCGATGGTAGTTGGTCACAAATTGAAGTTTCTGTTGTAA
- the LOC134753350 gene encoding uncharacterized protein LOC134753350 isoform X3 has translation MLLNKYFKSIEMDKTKTRQESLANGDNMEDLVDDDVQVMSGSLEPDVNLELEKLKLEHLKLQEAQVLCKHRMLLLKQAEKKSSSSSRQLLPDGRIVVRTIDKSEGNDADGSFGAGAGDASSPELCSCEQKGFWDSDGAASTASTCVLCSDDTRKKNSADKSDSKCTQKTDSHVGSKTTFSKHSKVTGGTSKNPRCKKSKSSCDTAKYADFYSDSEDEADETNRLIQLRNTDYADIIEDQLKIVIALAGYPKSKMRLKHLELFQRSIAEVMDMQIKAGLLKSVPYFLDYYLNRGAIVCVCRDIDTRNWIIRISPGLQERMASNLILLKSKIKRLCLAYLKIPSSAWPATAQDTFKLLQYFNPTLKTDSWRVYSQKRVGDVEYTSFLIDRVSGEIIRGSTFKNVIDYEQMEFELSGYTEIYYECLTSDMKEDLHSVSSRVKLLNELRGEDTARNLSDCSLRKPLSGEDAQNDDVKKRDENEKATDYFIEFPDRTDKEDDDKVIITELENNECDVLKKLKDVNYRSENNEMIIWSEEINNNIKIDVANEEKQMPASESTAAESEKTESIAESSDNLIRCNSNVNIDSNRGIAYHRRTNYLHVEPELKIAITLDGYPQNKLEGTHIRRLKQLFKEYLHRDMKQQRFSNLIIPKFQDIYLSNGAVIYICDSLETKDYLTEVLPKFVNSTGWKLIFKDIKTLVRYTRIVLRLPKELASVESAEIISKLQDKYPGLKPDCWKYYSDVAGKQKRQFGVDPESLEIIKSPDFDPEYGANKLSFRIIDRQKRDSCFEENQNYDDENENKEVKEKILKLLYVPVEADMSNSPLTRIRTNHYSEVVADDLKLYVGPTNYPESRVDENLFHAIKKTLENIVYKSFVDGEINEICMPKFHDIYLFDGVIFVICVNMASRCWIDETLTIASSKLQINLKSTEYRGAVGIVSMVVKTYLDTEEVISILQSNNPRLRTKYWRIISTVRAKAKLDVVLQIDKLSAQVIRNTDFNTFVGDNAVQFQLGHLQSLLKPLSSMEKLSKKQEKKLMKANATKREVEVKISTEFTVEELKTELKQDFPDLRIGEWNSVGQLKDIKNQIEHIDIKQSLENASEDPKIIEPDCMKLSPVELDEACKMVVKIPAEILPKEREDLNLIFDLLEDQNPGLNTELWTVTNDFGNYEKGKFILSIDKQSAAVIRSNQFCPMVVGHKLKFLL, from the exons aGTTCAAGTAGTCGCCAACTTCTGCCCGATGGTAGAATTGTCGTCCGCACCATTGACAA GAGTGAAGGAAACGATGCCGACGGCAGCTTTGGAGCCGGTGCTGGTGATGCG AGCTCACCTGAACTGTGCAGTTGCGAGCAGAAGGGCTTCTGGGACTCCGACGGCGCAGCCTCCACCGCCTCCACTTGCGTACTCTGCTCCGATGATACCAGAAAAAAGAACTCGGCAGATAAGTCTGATAGCAAATGTACTCAGAAAACAGATAGTCATGTAGGCAGTAAGACCACGTTTAGTAAGCATAGCAAAGTCACTGGCGGTACTAGTAAAAACCCTAGATGTAAAAAGTCTAAAAGTAGCTGTGATACTGCTAAATACGCGGATTTCTACAGCGATAGCGAGGATGAAGCTGACGAGACGAATAGGCTCATACAGTTAAGGAACACTGATTATGCGGATATTATAGAAGACCAGTTGAAAATAGTCATAGCGCTTGCCGGTTATCCCAAATCAAAAATGCGGCTTAAACATTTGGAACTCTTTCAACGATCCATCGCCGAGGTTATGGATATGCAAATCAAGGCCGGCCTTTTAAAAAGCGTACCTTACTTCCTAGATTACTATTTGAACAGGGGCGCTATTGTCTGCGTCTGTAGGGACATCGATACTAGGAACTGGATAATCAGGATTTCACCAGGCCTGCAAGAACGTATGGCTTCCAACCTTATTCTACTCAAGTCTAAGATCAAGAGGTTATGCCTAGCTTACCTCAAGATACCCAGCTCAGCCTGGCCGGCGACTGCTCAGGACACTTTCAAACTGTTACAGTATTTCAATCCTACATTGAAAACTGATTCGTGGAGAGTCTACTCGCAAAAGAGGGTAGGTGATGTTGAATACACTTCATTTCTAATAGACCGAGTTTCTGGTGAAATCATTCGAGGTTCCacctttaaaaatgttatagatTATGAGCAAATGGAGTTTGAACTGTCCGGGTACACTGAAATTTACTATGAATGTCTAACTTCCGATATGAAAGAAGATTTGCACAGCGTTTCGTCGAGAGTGAAGCTCTTGAACGAACTTAGGGGGGAAGATACAGCCAGAAATCTTTCTGACTGCAGTTTAAGAAAACCTCTGTCTGGTGAAGACGCACAAAATGACGATGTTAAGAAACGAGACGAGAACGAGAAAGCAACTGACTATTTTATAGAATTTCCTGATAGAACGGATAAAGAAGATGATGATAAAGTAATAATTACTGAATTGGAAAATAATGAATGTGATGTATTGAAGAAACTAAAAGACGTTAATTACAGAAgtgaaaataatgaaatgatAATTTGGTCGGAGGAAATtaacaataacattaaaattgatGTTGCCAATGAGGAAAAGCAAATGCCCGCTTCAGAATCTACAGCTGCGGAATCTGAAAAGACTGAATCTATTGCTGAAAGCAGCGACAACCTAATCAGGTGCAACAGCAATGTAAACATAGATAGTAACCGGGGTATTGCTTACCACAGAAGAACAAACTACCTTCATGTCGAACCAGAATTGAAAATCGCAATTACTCTTGACGGTTACCCGCAAAACAAACTCGAAGGCACGCATATCAGAAGGCTGAAGCAACTCTTCAAAGAGTATTTACACAGAGATATGAAACAACAGCGCTTCTCTAATTTAATCATCCCAAAATTCCAAGACATTTACCTATCTAACGGTGCTGTGatatacatttgtgacagtttAGAGACTAAGGATTACTTGACAGAGGTATTACCAAAATTCGTAAATTCTACAGGCTGGAAGCTAATATTTAAAGACATTAAAACACTAGTTAGATACACGAGAATCGTCTTGCGCCTGCCAAAAGAACTTGCCAGTGTAgaatctgcggaaataatttcGAAGCTTCAAGATAAATACCCAGGTTTAAAACCGGATTGTTGGAAGTATTATTCTGATGTAGCTGGCAAACAGAAGCGGCAATTCGGTGTCGATCCGGAGTCTCTAGAAATAATCAAAAGCCCAGATTTTGATCCGGAATATGGCGCTAATAAGCTTAGCTTCAGGATAATCGATAGACAGAAACGCGATTCTTGCTTCGAAGAGAACCAGAATTACGACGATGAAAACGAGAATAAGGAGGTGAAAGAGAAAATTTTGAAACTATTGTACGTGCCAGTCGAGGCTGATATGTCGAACTCTCCTCTTACAAGAATTCGAACGAATCACTATTCTGAAGTAGTCGCCGACGACCTGAAACTGTACGTAGGCCCTACTAACTATCCGGAATCGCGCGTAGACGAAAACCTTTTCCACGCAATAAAGAAAACTTTAGAGAATATCGTTTACAAGTCCTTTGTAGATGGTGAAATCAATGAAATCTGTATGCCAAAATTCCACGACATTTACCTTTTTGACGGCGTCATATTTGTTATTTGTGTAAACATGGCTTCGCGCTGTTGGATCGACGAAACGTTAACCATTGCTAGTTCTAAATTGCAAATCAATTTGAAATCTACGGAATACAGAGGAGCCGTTGGCATTGTAAGTATGGTAGTCAAAACCTATTTGGATACTGAAGAGGTCATATCGATTCTTCAATCGAACAATCCTCGACTTCGAACTAAATATTGGAGGATCATAAGCACAGTTCGAGCTAAAGCGAAGTTAGATGTAGTATTACAAATTGATAAGCTCTCCGCCCAAGTCATCAGAAATACTGACTTCAACACTTTCGTCGGCGACAATGCTGTTCAATTCCAGCTAGGCCATTTACAGTCCCTGCTTAAACCACTTTCCAGTATGGAAAAACTAAGCAAAAAACAGGAGAAAAAACTAATGAAAGCAAACGCAACAAAACGAGAAGTTGAAGTCAAAATATCTACTGAATTCACTGTTGAAGAGCTCAAGACGGAACTGAAACAAGACTTCCCCGATTTGAGAATCGGTGAATGGAACTCTGTGGGACAGCTGAAGGATATCAAAAACCAAATTGAACATATTGACATCAAACAGTCTTTAGAAAACGCATCCGAAGATCCAAAGATCATCGAACCTGACTGTATGAAATTGTCTCCAGTAGAATTAGATGAAGCTTGCAAGATGGTGGTGAAAATACCAGCTGAGATCCTACCTAAGGAACGGGAGGATTTGAATCTGATTTTCGATTTGTTGGAAGATCAAAATCCGGGTCTGAACACAGAGTTGTGGACAGTTACTAATGATTTCGGGAATTATGAGAAGGGAAAGTTTATTCTTTCCATTGACAAGCAATCTGCTGCTGTGATTCGTAGTAACCAGTTCTGTCCGATGGTAGTTGGTCACAAATTGAAGTTTCTGTTGTAA